CAAGATGAATAATTTTAGAAATTGTTGTATCTTCTACAAGTTTCGTTATTTCTACTTCAAGTAATCCTTCTTCATTTAAGGTACCTGCAAATACTTCATTATCAACCGTTTTCTCAACAGGGACTGATTCACCTGTAATAGCTGCTTGGTTAACGGCAGAGTACCCACTTACAACTACACCATCCATCGCAATCTTTTGACCAGGTTTTACAATCATGATATCCCCAACAGCAATATCATCAACATGAATCATTATTTCTTGTCCATTACGTCTAACAAGTGCCTCTTTAGGAGCGATATCCATTAATGAACGAATCGATTGTCTTGCTCTATCCATAGAGAATCGCTCAAGTGCTTCACTGATTGCAAAGAGAATAACAACAATGGCAACTTCTGCCCATTCTCCAATAATAGCACCACCTATAACAGCCACTGTCATAAGGGTTTTCATATCAAATTCAAAACGTAGTAAGTTTTGCAAACCAACTTTAAAAAGTGATAATCCTCCGATAAACATGGATGCTAAAAACAATAAGGTAGTAACAATGTTCTCTTCTCCATTCACATACGAGGAAAGATAACCAAAGGCAATCAATAAGGAAGCATAAAGTAGAGTACTATGCTTTTTATAAAATGGCACTTTATCTTCTTTCGTATCTTCTTTTACCTCTTGTGATGCTTGGCGAGCAGATTTTTCAGGTGTCACTTTGAGATTCTCAAATGCACCTGCTTTTTCTAGTTCTTCTATCGTTGCATTACCATAAACAGCAATTTTAGATGCACCAAAATTTACTTTTGCATCCTCAACTCCAGATAGCTGTTTTACATTTTTTTCGAATTTACCCGCGCAGTTTGCGCAAGTAAAACCTTGTACACGATAGGCCTTCATTTCTTGTTCAGATGTTATTGCCTTTTGATCAGACATTGACATTCACTTCTTTCTTATGTTCTAGTACAATCATCATTATTTGTCTAATATGTTCATCGTCTAACGAATAAAACGCTAGTTTTCCTTCTTTTCTATATCTTACAATCCCCTGCTTATGAAGGGTCCTTAAATGATGAGAAGCATTTGCCACCGTAATACCAATAATATTTGCTATATCACACACACATAACTCTTCATCTTGACACAAAGCATAGGTAATCTTTGCCCTATTTTCATCCGCAATTGCTTTTAACATTTGGGCAACACTAACAATATCGATTGTTTTTAAATCACCTTGTATTCGATTGACCTTTTCCTCGTCATAACAAAAAATTTCACAAGTATCTTTCTTATTCACATTATCACCCCATTGATATTCAAGTGTTCACTTGAATATAGTATATACCTTTTCTTGGTTAATATTCAAGTGAATATTTGAATGAAAAACATAAAATGATTTTTCTAATAGTAATTCCCATTAACGAACGTTTTAGGGAATTTTTTTGCACGCTTATATTTACATAGTTTTGAACTGTTTACCATTCCCTAAACTATTCCCTTTAACTTATTCCCTAAAATTGACGGTACCCCCGTATTAGAGAATAATTAATTTCAGGAGGGGAATAGAATGGGGAAAATTTTTGGATATGCTCGAGTTTCTACTCAAGATCAAAATTTAGAATTACAAATGGATGCCTTACAAAAAGCTGGTGCAGCTGTTATCTACAAGGAAAAAATGACGGGCACAAAAAAAGAGCGTTTAGAATTAGAGCAACTCTTAAAAGCAATAAGTGAAGGAGATACAGTGGTTGTCTATAAACTAGATCGTATCTCAAGATCTACCAAGCACTTAATTGAATTAGCAGAAACCTTTGAGGAAAGAAAAGTGAATTTTGTTTCTATAAGTGACAACATTGATACGTCAACTGCAATGGGACGTTTTTTCTTCCGTACCATGGCAAGTATTGCTGAGTTAGAACGGGATATCATCAGTGAACGTACTAAAGCAGGGTTACAATCTGCAAGAATTAGAGGTAGAAACGGCGGAAGACCAATTAAGGATCCAAAATTAGTAGAACGAGCATTAAAACTACATGCTTCTAAGGAGTACAGTATAAAAGAGATTTCAGATATGACTGGTGTTAGTAAATCTGTGTTGTATCGAGCTATAGAACGTATATAGAAATGAACAGGAGGCATTATCTTGTATTTGAGAGCAAGAGAACTACTTACACCTGAACAACGTATAGATTTCATGACAATTCCAGCTGATATTAGCGAGTGGGAAATAGCTACCTCCTACACTTTATCACCACATGATTTAGAAGTGATTAAACGTCGAAGACGAGACTATAATCGACTTGGATTTGCCGTTCAGTTATGTCTGTTTCGCTTTCCGGGATGGACATTATCGGATATTAAAGAAATACCTAAGACAGTTTTACTGTTTATTGCCAATCAAATTAAGGTTGACCCCTTAGAATTTCAATCATATGCCGAACGGGAACAAACTAAGCATGAACATATGGTTGAAATTCGGAAAGAATATGGTTATAGGAACTTCTCAACAAGAGAATATCGTAACATCTCTTCTTCTTTACTAAGCCATGCAATGGAAAATGAGAACTCAATGTATTTGATTAGGACGGCTATCGAAGAGGACTCAACTCTTTAAGACCATTAGATCGATAAAC
This region of Jeotgalibacillus malaysiensis genomic DNA includes:
- a CDS encoding resolvase, which gives rise to MGKIFGYARVSTQDQNLELQMDALQKAGAAVIYKEKMTGTKKERLELEQLLKAISEGDTVVVYKLDRISRSTKHLIELAETFEERKVNFVSISDNIDTSTAMGRFFFRTMASIAELERDIISERTKAGLQSARIRGRNGGRPIKDPKLVERALKLHASKEYSIKEISDMTGVSKSVLYRAIERI
- a CDS encoding putative ArsR family cadmium efflux system regulatory protein, which codes for MNKKDTCEIFCYDEEKVNRIQGDLKTIDIVSVAQMLKAIADENRAKITYALCQDEELCVCDIANIIGITVANASHHLRTLHKQGIVRYRKEGKLAFYSLDDEHIRQIMMIVLEHKKEVNVNV